The Terriglobus sp. TAA 43 sequence TTGAGCCGTCTGCAAGGGCCGAGGCGTTGCCGCTCGATCGCTTTGCGGCGCTTTATCGCGCCATGTAACTTACTTCGCGGATTCCTGGCTGGCCAGTGTCAACAGGCTTTGTGCGTTGGCTCTTACGCGATCCATCAGCGCTTCATCTTCAACCAGTCGTTGCAGCGTGGGCTGGATGGCGACGACTTCTACAGCGCGATGCTCTTTTACATCGGCTACGAAGCGGTGCATGACTGCATCCAGACCGAGACGGTCGTAGCGATGCAGACGGTCTAGCTCCACACCGGTCTGGATCGTGTTGGCGAGGGCCATGAGATAGTCGGTGGACTGGCCGAGCGCCTTGTTGTCGGTGTAATTGAAGCTGCAATGGGCTTCGGAGGCGCCGCTGGGCCAATAGGTGACGTCCTTCTGTCCCATGTTCGCAATGCCCTTGCTCCTGGTTTCGCAGGGTTGCAAATTGTTCGATTGGCCAAGTAGCCAGCCGAGCTTTTCGCGGCCTGTTGCTGACATGTGGAAGCTGATAAGGCCGGGGTCGATTCCCTTCGTCGGTTTGCCGGTGTAGTGGGCATCCCCCTGCTCGGGGATGATGATCTTCCAATGCGGCACGGTCAGGCCTTCGCGGTCATACGTCATGGTGACGCTGTAGGTCGACTGTGCGTGCAACGGCAAGGCAAGCAGCAATGTGGCAAGGAACAATTGCTTCATCGGACTCCGACGCCTATCTGTGTCTGAGCAGTATGAACGTGGCAAATGGCAATGGCCAGAGCGTCGGCAGCGTCGGCGGGTTCTGGCGCTTTCTCCAGGTCGAGTAGACGAGCCACCATGAACTGGACCTGCTCCTTCGCGGCAAGGCCGTAGCCCACGACTGCTGATTTGATGGACAAAGGTGCGTATTCGCTGACGGAAAGGCCGCAGGATGCCGCTGCCAGCATGGCCACACCGCGTACGTGGCCCAGTTTCAATGCACTTTTGGCATTTGCGGCGAAAAAGACATCTTCAATTGCCACGCAATCGGGCTGATAAGCCGCCAGCAGGCCTGTTAACTCGACGTATACCTGTTGAAGGCGCAGCGGTGTGCGCTCCTTCTTATTCAGCCGGATAGCCCCGGCGGCAACGGGCACGAGACGGCGTTCGCGCGGTGTTTCCTCTACCTGGACGACGCCCCATCCGGTGTATTCCGTCCCGCAATCGATGCCGAAAACCCGCATGGTGACGAGTGTATCGTTTGCAGGCTGCGAACGGCGACGGGAGGTGGCCGAGTCGATAACCGCATATGAAAAGCCGTGATATTTCATGTACCAGCGCCCTGACAGAACTCTTACACACGGGAGGGTGTCCTTCGCGATAGGGTCAATGGTGTAGAGCGGAACCAGAAACCTTCCGCCGGAAAGCAGAGCAGAATGTCACCAGTTGTTGACCAGGTTGAGCAGAATACATCTACAGCAACACCCGCCGACCAGCCCGCGCGCCATGTTGCGGCCGCCGTTGCACAGCGCGAAAAGGTGAAGCAGGACCTGCGCATGGGACGTGAGCACCAGCAGGGACGCATCAACTGGATTACGACCATTGCGTTCAGCATCTTCCACGTGCTGGGTTTTGCTGCCCTGTTCTTCTGGTCGTGGAAGTATGTGATCTGCGCCGCCGTCATGTATTTCCTGGCGATCAATGTGGGCATCGGTATGACGTACCACCGCCTGCTGACCCACCGCGGATACCGCGTTCCCCGCTGGCTTGAGATTGCCCTGACCACCTGCGGCACCCTGGCGCTGGAAGGCGGACCGATTTTCTGGGTGGCCACGCACCGCGTTCATCATCAACACAGCGACCACGACGGCGATCCGCATACGCCGAACGATGGCACCTTCTGGGCTCACATTGGCTGGATCATCACCGGTCGTGCCCTGCACAGCGAAACCGCCCTGCTGGGCCGCTACGCTCCTGACCTTACCCGCGACCCCGCGCAGCGCTGGCTGAGCAAGTACCACTGGCTCCCCTTGACCATCGCTGGCTTCATTCAGATGGGCATTGGCTACTGGATGGGTGGCATTCACGACGCTCTGGGCATGGTTCTGTGGGGCACGTTCCTGCGCGTCTGCATCGGCGTTCACGCCACCTGGCTGGTGAACTCTGCGACGCATATGTTCGGCGGTCGCCGCTTTGAGACTAAGGACGACTCCCGCAATAGCTGGTGGGTTGCCCTTCTGACCGGTGGCGAAGGCTGGCACAACAACCACCATGCGCATCCGGTGAGCGTTCGTCACGGCCTGGTCTGGTACGAGTTCGACCCCAACTACTACGGCATCTGGCTCCTGGAGAAGGTCGGTCTGGCGAAGAAGGTCCAGGTTGCCAAGTGGGACCCGAAGAACCCGAAACCGGCTGGCGCGTAAGCTTCCAACCTAAGAGACACCGAAGGGCACAAAGTTCACAAGCTTTGTGCCCTTTCCCTTTGCCCAAGTGTAAGTGCCACAATAGACAAGCGATGAATATCACCCGCAGACGCGGCACCATTGCCTTCTTCATTACGTTGGGCATCTGCCTGGTGGGGCTGGCGGCTGCCCTGAATGTCGGCTGGATCATCCTCAACGTGACGGAGCGACGCGTTGCGCTGATGGTCATCGGCATTCTTTTCTTTGCCGTCATCATCGCTGGCCTTGTTCTGAACACGATTTTTCTGGTGCGCGAAATCCGACGCAATGAGCGTCAGGACAGTTTTCTAAATGCCGTGACACATGAATTGAAGACACCGATTGCCTCCATCCGGCTTTATCTGGACACGCTGCAGCGGCGTCCTCTGGAGGAAGCGCAGCGGCAGGAGTTTTATAGCCGCATACGTGAGGACAACGACCGTCTGCTGGCCACGGTAGAGCAGATTCTTCGCGCGGGTGAGGCTGGCGCCAAAGGCTTGAAACGTAATCTGAAGGCTCGATTACCAGTAGACCTGAGAGCGCTGGCGCAATCCTGCCTTGAGGAGACGGTCAGACGGCATCATCTTTCGGACGATGCCGTGCAGTTTGAGGATCGTGCCGTGGGGAAACAGATTCAGGTGCTGGGCGATGCGGATGCGCTGCGTACCGCCATCCTGAACATCCTCGACAACGCTGTGAAGTACTCCCCCAATGGCGTTCACATTACAGCGGATCTGAACATGCCGCGCTTCAATACGGCGACGTTGCGTATCACCGATCAGGGCGTCGGCATTGCGGCTGCGCACATTGGGCGTATTTTTCATCGCTTCTATCGCGTGGGTGGTGTGTCGCTCTCCAAGGTGAAAGGGACGGGGCTGGGCTTGTTTATTGTTCGTTCCATTGCACGGCAGCATGGCGGCGATGCTACGGCACAGAGCCATGGTGAAGGTCGCGGTGTGACGATTACGCTTCAGCTTCCCTTGATCACAACCGCTGGCCTGAAGTCCGCGCCTGCAACGGAGGAAACGACTGCATGAGTGAATCTCCGCTGATTGCACTGGTGGAGGACGAAGAGCATCTGGCCGAAGCCCTGCTCTTTAACCTGAAAATCGAGGGCTTTCGTACGCATCACGAAGCCGACGGCGAAGCGGCTCTGAACTGGCTGATGCACACGCCGGAACGTCCCGCAGTAGTGTTGCTGGATGTCATGTTGCCCGGCATCGACGGTTTTGAAATTGCCCGGCAACTGCGCGCGGCCAACAACTATGTCCCTATCCTGATGCTGACAGCACGCGACCGCCCGGAAGATGTTCTGGAAGGCTTTTCGGCTGGCGCAGACGACTATCTGAACAAGCCGTTTGACCTGTCAATTCTGCTAGCGCGGCTGAACAGTCTGTTGCGGCGCATGCAGTGGCAGGAGAAACCCTCTCCTGCTGTAGCTACCGAAGTCGAAGCAGAGGCTGTACGAAATATCTACGAATTTGAAGGCAAGGTCATCGACTTTGACACCCTGGAAATCCGCGTCGGGGAAAAAGTCACACGCCTCACGCTGATGGAGGCCGACCTGCTGCGCTATCTGCTGGGACGTGAGGGGCGGGTGGTTTCGCGCAAGGAGATTCTGGAAGAGGTCTGGCGCGTCCGCGAGGACACTGATACCCGCGCCATTGACAACTTCATTGTCCGCTTACGTCGCTATCTGGAAGACGACCCTGTGAAGCCGAAGCACCTGCTGACCGTGCGCGGCATTGGCTACCGCTTTGTCGTGGGCGACGGGGCGGCCCAATAAACTGGATATCGAAGATTTTGCGAAGCCTGGGCGACGTCTAGAGCGTCAAATTACTAAACTGGTACGGATGCAAGAGGCGGCGCTGACATTGTGCGGATTTTAACGAAATACATTCTGCGCGAAGTGCTGTCGCATGCCCTGCTGGGTGGTGTGCTTTTCACGTTTGTGCTGTTCATGCGCGACCTGGGGCACATTCTTGAGTTGCTGGTACGCGGTTCGGCGTCGCTGCAGGCCGTGGCTGATGTTTTCTTCTATACGCTGCCGACTACGCTCATCCTGACTATCCCCATGACTGTGCTCGTCGGCATCCTGCTAGGGCTGTCGCGCCTTTCTGCGGACAGCGAGATCACTGCGATGCGCGCCGCGGGTGTGGGTGTTCTGCACTTTGTGGGGATTGTTTCTATCGCGGCCGGCTTCGGCCTTGCGCTTGGCTTGTTCAATTCTCTTTATGTGGCGCCGCGCTCCGCGGCAGCCCTGCTGCGACTGGAAGACAGTCTGAAAACACAGCAGGCGGGTTTTGAAGTGCAGCCACGTGTCTTCTACGAAGACTTCAAGAACTACGTCCTCTATGTTCAAAACACTCGTCCTGGTCAGGGCGCGTCGCTTTGGCAACATGTATTTCTTGCAGACCTGACAAACCCGGCCACGCCTCGCGTTACCACTGCGGAAGACGCGGTTGTACTGCCCGCTCCCGGCAATGAGTTGCGTCTGCACTTTCGTGACGGCACCAAGCACGAGACCTCGCCAAAAGATCCGAATCAGTACGACATCTCCACCTTTACCGAGACGGATACGCCCATCCAGATTGGCTCGCAGGAAGACCTGAAGCTGGGTCATGCGGATACGCCGCTGGTTGCCATGTCGGCCACGGAACTATGGCAGCGTCGGCACGAGGAACAGGGCCGCACCTACATGATCGAGTGGAACAAGCGCCTCTCGTATCCGGTGGCGTGCATTGTTCTCATGCTGGTTGGTGTGCCGCTTGGTTTGTCGTCACGACGTGGCGGCAAGAGTACCGGCTTCGTGCTGACGGTGGCTCTGGTTTTCGTCTATTACTTCTTTTCTTCCATCGGCGTCGCCATGGCGAAGCAAGGAAAAATTGCACCTGTCGTTGGTGTATGGGCCGCGAATGTAGTCTTCGCCGCGGTTGGCATTGTTTTGCTGCGACAGATGTCGCGCGGTGAAACTGGTTTGGTTGCCACCATGGCACGTGGTCTGGCACCTGTGGGTGTCTGGATCGAACGCCGTCTGCCGAAGCGCATGCGCAGCGCACACGCTACACCTGCGCAGGAGAGCGGCGAACATCGTGCCGCTACGACCGTGCATCGGCCCACACGGCAAAATCGTTTCCCGCTGATCTTTGACGACTACATGATGCGGCAGTTCCTCACCACGTTCGGGCTGGTGCTGGCGTCGTTCATCATGCTCTCGCTGATCTTCAGCTTCTTTGAACTGATTGGGGATATCTTCCGCAATCGCACACCGCTGATCACCGTGGGCGATTACCTGCTGAACCTGATTCCCTACATGCTCTACAACCTGACACCGCTGTGCGCTCTGCTGGCTGTCCTGATTACGGTTGGTGCGCTGAGCCGCTCCAGTGAACTCACCGCGATGAAAGCAAGCGGCGTCAGTCTGTATCGCCTCATTATTCCGTTGCTGGCGCTCGCTGCCATCCTGGCTGTGTCGCTCTTTACGTTTGATGAACTCTATCTTCCGCAGGCGAACCGCCGACAGGAAGCGTTGCGTTCCGTTATCAAAGGCAAGCCTGCGCAGACCTTCCTTCGGCCCGATCGCAAATGGATCAGCGGTCAACAGGATTCGGTAGGCGAACCGACGCGCATTTTTTATTACCAGTTCTTCGATCCGGACAAAGACGTCTTCGCCAACCTGACAGTCTTTGAGTTTGAACCGAACAGCTTTCATCTCAGTCGCCGCATCTTTGCCGGTGCCGCGCATTGGGATACGCATGCACAGCGATGGGTACTGGAAAACGGATGGGAAAGAAACTTCCGTGGCGACAGTGTCGCTTCTTACGAACCATTTGAGGTGGCGTCGTTCCCTGAAATTCGCGAGCAGCCCGTGTACTTCAAGAAGGAAAGCCGCCAGTCGCAGGAGATGAGCTTCGGCGAATTGAATAACTACATCCACGATCTGCAACAGAGCGGCTTTGACACCATGCGTCTGCGTGTTCAGTTGAATCGCAAACTTGCCTATCCGCTTATCACGCTTGTGATGGCGATCTTCGCTGTGCCATTCGCGCTCACCATGGGCAAACGCGGTTCACTTGCCGGTTTTGCTACGGCCATAGGCATGGCCATTGCGTATATGGTCGTCTCGTCGATCTTTGAAGCTATGGGCAACGTGAATGCGTTACCGCCTGTGATTGCTGCGTGGTCGCCTGACCTGCTCTTCGGCATGGCCGGCGGATACCTGCTGCTAAAGGCACAGACGTAAAATGGATTTGAGGAACGAGATGCGAGCACTGGCAGCAGCACTGATCGTCAGCACCACGCTGGCGGCACAAACCACCACCACAAAGAAGCCTGCTACAACGGCTGCGAAAAGCGCCACGGCTCCACAGAAACTGAGACCAACTTCACCGACACGTCCTATGCCAGCAGATCCTAAAGCTACCGAAGGCGTCGCCGCCGTGGGCACCATGCCTGCCGCGACCGGCACACCCGCACAACTGTTTTCGCTGCGCTTCATCGACCTGAAGGTTGGTGATGGCGAAGAAGCCCGTCCGTCCATGCCGCCTGACAAGGTGGTCTTCTATACCGTGCATTACACAGGCTGGACCACCGACGGAACCAAGTTCGACTCGTCTGTCGATCGTGGCGAACCGATCGTTTTCCCGATTGGCCTGAAGCGTGTCATCACAGGATGGGATGTGGGTTTTGAAGGAATGCGTGTGGGCGGCAAGCGTCGCCTGATTATTCCGTGGCAGCTTGCTTATGGCGCGGCTGGACATCCGCCGGTCATTCCTGAGAAGGCCGATCTGATTTTCGATATCGAGCTGGTTGGTCAGGGCAATACGCAGCAGCCTGTCACCGGAACGCACTTTGAAGCCCCCGAAGCTGGTCCCACGGTTCCGCCTGCGGCTAGCCAGGCACCTTCTGCCAAACCTGCCGAACGCCCTGAGGAGCGCCACGAGTAACGATGCTGGATAAACTGCGGCCACTGTTCCCTTACCTCAGCCGTTATCGCGGACACTTTGTCCGTGGAGCGGTGGCCGTTCTGTTTTACAACGCATCGAAAGTTGTTATGCCGCTCCTCATTGGTCATGCGGTGGACGATGTTGTTCATCACGGCGCGCAAGGCATCGTGGCGCGAAATGTGATGGTGCTGATCGCCATTGCCTGCGTTGCTGCAGTCTGTCTGTATGCCACGCGATGGATTCTCATCGGCGCATCGCGCGAGATTGAATACGATCTGCGCAACGATCTCTTCGCCTCACTTGAAAAGCAATCCATCACCTTCTTCCATGAACATCGCACGGGCGACATCATGGCCCGCGCAACCAATGATCTGAATGCTGTTCGCCAGTTGCTTGGACCCGCGATCATGTATTCGGCAAATACCGTGGTCTTCACGGCTGCGGCGCTTCCCTTCATGATTCGTATCTCGCCGCGGCTAACGCTGCTTGCCTTCCTTCCTCTGCCGATTGCTTCTGTTGTCGTGCAGCTGATGGGGCGCCGAATCCATCAGCGTTTTGAGCGCATTCAGGCGATGTTTTCGGAGATCAGTGCCAAGGCCCAGGAGAACTTCTCTGGTGTGCGACTGGTGCGTGCCTTTGCGCAGGAAGAAGCGGAGATTCGTTCCTTTGAAGACGCGAATCACGAGTACATCCGGCGCTCGCTCTTCCTCGTCCGCATCATGGCGATGCTGTGGCCCACGCTGGAGTTTGTACTTGGACTATCCATTGTTCTGACATTGCTCGTCGGTGGACACCAGGTTGTCTTGGGACACGTCACCGCGGGGCAATTCACCAGCTACATGGTCTTCATGGTGCAGCTGACCTTCCCCATGTTGGCGCTTGGGTATGTGATTAATCTCTTCCAGCGCGGTACGGCTTCCGTGATGCGCATCGACGAACTGATGAAGGCCGTGCCGTCGATTCAGGATGAGAGCGGCAACGCCGTGGCCATTGATGCAGTGCCGCAGGGCGAGGTGGAGTTCCGCAATCTTACCTTCGCGTACGGCAACGGACCCAAGATTCTTGACGGCGTGAACCTGGCCATTCCGGCAGGATCATCGCTTGCCATTGTTGGTCCCACAGGTAGCGGCAAGACGACGCTAGTGAACCTGATTCCGCGCCTGCTGGATGCGCCTGCTGGCGAAGTGTTGATTGATGGTTTGCCGATTCGCGAATGGCCGCTTGCTGCGCTGCGTGGCGCCATTGGATTTGTACCGCAGGAGACGTTCCTGTTCTCCACTTCCATCCGCGACAACATCGCCTTCGGCGTTCCTGACGCGACCGACGAACAGATTGAAGATGCGGCTCGCCGTGCGCACATTGCCGCGGAGATCCTGGAGTTCCCG is a genomic window containing:
- a CDS encoding sensor histidine kinase KdpD, which codes for MNITRRRGTIAFFITLGICLVGLAAALNVGWIILNVTERRVALMVIGILFFAVIIAGLVLNTIFLVREIRRNERQDSFLNAVTHELKTPIASIRLYLDTLQRRPLEEAQRQEFYSRIREDNDRLLATVEQILRAGEAGAKGLKRNLKARLPVDLRALAQSCLEETVRRHHLSDDAVQFEDRAVGKQIQVLGDADALRTAILNILDNAVKYSPNGVHITADLNMPRFNTATLRITDQGVGIAAAHIGRIFHRFYRVGGVSLSKVKGTGLGLFIVRSIARQHGGDATAQSHGEGRGVTITLQLPLITTAGLKSAPATEETTA
- a CDS encoding LptF/LptG family permease translates to MRILTKYILREVLSHALLGGVLFTFVLFMRDLGHILELLVRGSASLQAVADVFFYTLPTTLILTIPMTVLVGILLGLSRLSADSEITAMRAAGVGVLHFVGIVSIAAGFGLALGLFNSLYVAPRSAAALLRLEDSLKTQQAGFEVQPRVFYEDFKNYVLYVQNTRPGQGASLWQHVFLADLTNPATPRVTTAEDAVVLPAPGNELRLHFRDGTKHETSPKDPNQYDISTFTETDTPIQIGSQEDLKLGHADTPLVAMSATELWQRRHEEQGRTYMIEWNKRLSYPVACIVLMLVGVPLGLSSRRGGKSTGFVLTVALVFVYYFFSSIGVAMAKQGKIAPVVGVWAANVVFAAVGIVLLRQMSRGETGLVATMARGLAPVGVWIERRLPKRMRSAHATPAQESGEHRAATTVHRPTRQNRFPLIFDDYMMRQFLTTFGLVLASFIMLSLIFSFFELIGDIFRNRTPLITVGDYLLNLIPYMLYNLTPLCALLAVLITVGALSRSSELTAMKASGVSLYRLIIPLLALAAILAVSLFTFDELYLPQANRRQEALRSVIKGKPAQTFLRPDRKWISGQQDSVGEPTRIFYYQFFDPDKDVFANLTVFEFEPNSFHLSRRIFAGAAHWDTHAQRWVLENGWERNFRGDSVASYEPFEVASFPEIREQPVYFKKESRQSQEMSFGELNNYIHDLQQSGFDTMRLRVQLNRKLAYPLITLVMAIFAVPFALTMGKRGSLAGFATAIGMAIAYMVVSSIFEAMGNVNALPPVIAAWSPDLLFGMAGGYLLLKAQT
- the ruvC gene encoding crossover junction endodeoxyribonuclease RuvC, giving the protein MRVFGIDCGTEYTGWGVVQVEETPRERRLVPVAAGAIRLNKKERTPLRLQQVYVELTGLLAAYQPDCVAIEDVFFAANAKSALKLGHVRGVAMLAAASCGLSVSEYAPLSIKSAVVGYGLAAKEQVQFMVARLLDLEKAPEPADAADALAIAICHVHTAQTQIGVGVR
- a CDS encoding response regulator transcription factor produces the protein MSESPLIALVEDEEHLAEALLFNLKIEGFRTHHEADGEAALNWLMHTPERPAVVLLDVMLPGIDGFEIARQLRAANNYVPILMLTARDRPEDVLEGFSAGADDYLNKPFDLSILLARLNSLLRRMQWQEKPSPAVATEVEAEAVRNIYEFEGKVIDFDTLEIRVGEKVTRLTLMEADLLRYLLGREGRVVSRKEILEEVWRVREDTDTRAIDNFIVRLRRYLEDDPVKPKHLLTVRGIGYRFVVGDGAAQ
- a CDS encoding FKBP-type peptidyl-prolyl cis-trans isomerase, producing MRALAAALIVSTTLAAQTTTTKKPATTAAKSATAPQKLRPTSPTRPMPADPKATEGVAAVGTMPAATGTPAQLFSLRFIDLKVGDGEEARPSMPPDKVVFYTVHYTGWTTDGTKFDSSVDRGEPIVFPIGLKRVITGWDVGFEGMRVGGKRRLIIPWQLAYGAAGHPPVIPEKADLIFDIELVGQGNTQQPVTGTHFEAPEAGPTVPPAASQAPSAKPAERPEERHE
- a CDS encoding ABC transporter ATP-binding protein, whose amino-acid sequence is MLDKLRPLFPYLSRYRGHFVRGAVAVLFYNASKVVMPLLIGHAVDDVVHHGAQGIVARNVMVLIAIACVAAVCLYATRWILIGASREIEYDLRNDLFASLEKQSITFFHEHRTGDIMARATNDLNAVRQLLGPAIMYSANTVVFTAAALPFMIRISPRLTLLAFLPLPIASVVVQLMGRRIHQRFERIQAMFSEISAKAQENFSGVRLVRAFAQEEAEIRSFEDANHEYIRRSLFLVRIMAMLWPTLEFVLGLSIVLTLLVGGHQVVLGHVTAGQFTSYMVFMVQLTFPMLALGYVINLFQRGTASVMRIDELMKAVPSIQDESGNAVAIDAVPQGEVEFRNLTFAYGNGPKILDGVNLAIPAGSSLAIVGPTGSGKTTLVNLIPRLLDAPAGEVLIDGLPIREWPLAALRGAIGFVPQETFLFSTSIRDNIAFGVPDATDEQIEDAARRAHIAAEILEFPHGFATLVGERGVTLSGGQKQRTSIARALLRNPRILILDDALASVDTYTEEQILKGLREVMQDRTTILIAHRVSTARSADRIAVLVNGHIAQLGTHEELLAEGGYYAELFEKQQLEEEIVAE
- a CDS encoding fatty acid desaturase, producing the protein MSPVVDQVEQNTSTATPADQPARHVAAAVAQREKVKQDLRMGREHQQGRINWITTIAFSIFHVLGFAALFFWSWKYVICAAVMYFLAINVGIGMTYHRLLTHRGYRVPRWLEIALTTCGTLALEGGPIFWVATHRVHHQHSDHDGDPHTPNDGTFWAHIGWIITGRALHSETALLGRYAPDLTRDPAQRWLSKYHWLPLTIAGFIQMGIGYWMGGIHDALGMVLWGTFLRVCIGVHATWLVNSATHMFGGRRFETKDDSRNSWWVALLTGGEGWHNNHHAHPVSVRHGLVWYEFDPNYYGIWLLEKVGLAKKVQVAKWDPKNPKPAGA